One window of Methanogenium organophilum genomic DNA carries:
- a CDS encoding 30S ribosomal protein S14, whose protein sequence is MAEEGKKSGASPKKFGRGANVCQMCGRKQGLVRRYNIMLCRQCFRENAAKIGFKKMN, encoded by the coding sequence ATGGCAGAAGAAGGAAAGAAATCCGGTGCATCCCCGAAGAAATTCGGCCGTGGTGCAAATGTGTGCCAGATGTGCGGAAGAAAGCAGGGGCTTGTCCGCCGGTACAATATTATGCTCTGCCGTCAGTGCTTCCGGGAAAATGCCGCAAAAATCGGCTTTAAAAAGATGAACTAG
- a CDS encoding 50S ribosomal protein L5: MNPMQGLYVDKVVVHMAVGEAGEKLVKAENIVSAITGQSPIRAYAKRTQPAFGVRKGQPIGCRVTLRGARAEEFVRTALGIVENSLAASQFDATGNFSFGIEEHTDFPGQSYDPMIGIYGMDVTVVLERKGIRIARRSIQKRKLPTKQRVTKADAVAYMSEAFNVEVY, translated from the coding sequence GTGAACCCAATGCAGGGACTCTATGTAGATAAGGTCGTCGTTCACATGGCAGTCGGCGAGGCCGGTGAAAAACTTGTTAAGGCAGAAAACATTGTCTCGGCAATCACCGGTCAGTCCCCGATCCGTGCCTATGCGAAGAGGACCCAGCCCGCTTTTGGTGTCCGGAAAGGACAGCCAATCGGATGTCGTGTCACTCTCCGTGGTGCCCGTGCAGAGGAATTCGTCCGTACTGCACTTGGCATTGTGGAGAATTCTCTTGCCGCATCCCAGTTCGATGCGACAGGCAACTTCTCATTCGGTATTGAGGAACACACCGACTTCCCCGGCCAGAGCTACGATCCAATGATCGGTATCTATGGTATGGATGTCACGGTTGTTCTTGAGCGCAAGGGTATCCGCATTGCGCGCAGATCAATTCAGAAGAGGAAACTCCCGACAAAGCAGCGTGTCACAAAAGCAGACGCTGTGGCGTACATGAGTGAAGCATTCAATGTGGAGGTATACTAA
- a CDS encoding 30S ribosomal protein S4e: protein MSNHLKRLNSPGSWRIAKKTNTFVTKTAAGPHNASAMPMAVWLRDHMGIALTMKEVKRVLKSRAVIVNGAVCTDPKMGLGVFDIVALPSVDKYFRLLRAKRGDIVSIPISAEAAESRLCKIADKTIVKGGKIQLNLRYGANIIVDTQDYTPKDSVVLSLKPENKFEVIDHFAFAEGNTAMVIGGRHSGKTGKITKIDVIAGSIPNRVTLEEEGTGEVFETIEGYVFMIGREEPVISDWGIEQ from the coding sequence ATGTCGAACCACTTAAAGAGGCTCAACAGTCCGGGTTCATGGCGTATTGCCAAGAAGACGAATACATTTGTGACCAAGACCGCAGCAGGTCCCCACAATGCAAGCGCAATGCCTATGGCAGTGTGGCTGCGTGACCATATGGGAATTGCACTCACGATGAAAGAGGTCAAGCGTGTCCTCAAGAGCCGTGCAGTGATTGTGAACGGTGCTGTCTGCACTGACCCGAAGATGGGTCTCGGTGTGTTTGACATCGTTGCTCTCCCGTCTGTGGACAAGTATTTCCGTCTTCTCCGTGCAAAGCGCGGTGATATTGTCTCAATTCCGATCTCCGCAGAGGCTGCAGAGAGCCGTCTGTGCAAGATTGCAGACAAGACCATCGTTAAAGGCGGAAAGATTCAGCTGAACCTCCGCTACGGCGCAAACATCATCGTCGACACACAGGACTATACACCCAAGGACTCTGTGGTTCTGTCCCTGAAGCCGGAGAACAAGTTCGAAGTGATTGACCACTTTGCATTTGCAGAGGGCAACACCGCGATGGTCATCGGCGGACGCCACTCCGGAAAGACCGGCAAGATCACGAAGATCGATGTCATCGCCGGAAGTATTCCAAACCGTGTCACCCTGGAAGAGGAAGGCACTGGTGAGGTCTTCGAGACGATTGAAGGCTATGTCTTTATGATCGGACGTGAGGAGCCCGTTATCAGCGATTGGGGGATTGAACAGTGA
- the rplX gene encoding 50S ribosomal protein L24 translates to MVRIASKQPRKQRKFRYNAPLHARGRFLNAPLSTELREQYSRRNVRVVTGDTVRVTRGDFAGDEGVVDIVDLENSRIIVHGVASTRADGTEVPRPVAASNVCIVKLNLKDKRREEKLEAKK, encoded by the coding sequence ATGGTACGTATTGCAAGCAAACAGCCGCGCAAACAGCGCAAATTCCGCTACAATGCACCCCTTCACGCGAGGGGTCGTTTCCTGAATGCTCCGCTTTCAACAGAACTCCGGGAGCAGTACAGCCGCCGCAACGTGCGTGTTGTCACCGGTGACACCGTCCGTGTCACCCGGGGCGATTTCGCCGGTGACGAGGGCGTTGTTGACATCGTTGATCTTGAGAATTCACGGATCATTGTCCACGGTGTTGCATCAACCCGTGCAGACGGAACCGAAGTTCCGCGCCCGGTTGCAGCATCCAATGTCTGCATTGTGAAACTGAATCTGAAAGACAAACGCCGTGAGGAAAAGCTGGAGGCGAAGAAATAA